One region of Mycolicibacterium rhodesiae NBB3 genomic DNA includes:
- a CDS encoding ATP-dependent helicase: MSTNALARFSGLTRDWFTGTFAEPTPAQAQAWSAIADGDNTLVIAPTGSGKTLAAFLWAIDRLASSEPRPVGAGTPLARRGPSVLYVSPLKALAVDVERNLRTPLTGIGRLAERSGNPAPTISVGVRSGDTTPAQRRELITRPPDILITTPESLFLMLTSAARETLTEVQTVIVDEVHAVAGTKRGAHLALSLERLDQLLDRPAQRIGLSATVRPPEEVARFLSGQARTTIVSPPAAKTFDLSVTVPVPDMANLENNTIWPDVEERIVDLIEAHNSSIVFANSRRLAERLTSRLNEIHANRSGPTASEGSSELSMAHNPKVGGGFPAQLMASGASLGAPTLLARAHHGSVSKEQRAQVEDDLKSGRLKAVVATSSLELGIDMGAVDLVIQVEAPPSVASGLQRIGRAGHQVGEISQGVLFPKHRTDLIGCAVTVKRMLAGEIETMRVPANPLDVLAQHTVAACALEPLDADRWFDAVRRSAPFATLPRSAFEATLDLLSGKYPSTEFAELRPRLVYDRDAGTLTARPGAQRLAVTSGGAIPDRGLFTVYLATDSEKPSRVGELDEEMVYESRPGDVISLGATSWRIIEITHDRVLVVPAPGQPARLPFWRGDSVGRPPELGAAVGAFTGELAQLGRDEFVDRCRTMGFDDFASDNLWTLLDEQRQATGVVPTDTTFVVERFRDELGDWRVILHSPYGLRVHGPLALAISRRLRERYGIDEKPTASDDGIIVRLPDTWSDAGTPPPGAELFVFDADEIEPIVTAEVGGSALFASRFRECAARALLLPRRHPGKRSPLWHQRQRAAQLLDVARKYPDFPIVLEAVRECLQDVYDVPALTELMHRVAQRRLRVVEVETSTPSPFAASLLFGYVGAFMYEGDSPLAERRAAALSLDSVLLAELLGRVELRELLEPQVIATTTNQLQHLSEDRRARDAEGIADLLRVLGPLTEAEIAERCTTTDVGGWLEGLLATKRVLTVSFAEAQWWVAIEDIGLLRDGVGVAVPVGVPTAFTESVDDPLGELLGRYARTRGPFTSHDAAARFGLGLRVTADVLGRMAIDGRLIRGEFTTGAAPAASGAVVESIEWCDADVLKILRRRSLAALRAQVEPVSTAAYGRFLPAWQSVGSTNTAGVDGLAQVIDQLAGVPVPASAVENLVFGQRVRDYRPAMLDELLASGEVTWSGAGQIGGGDGWIAFHPADSAPLTLAAPAEIEFTDTHRAIMDTLGRGGAYFYRQLADNPTDELKQALWELIWAGWVTGDTFAPVRALLSGPRRSSGRRGAPAHRQRQRAPRLSRYSVAHAQARASDPTVAGRWSALPVAEPESTVRAHFQAELLLNRHGVLTKGAVAAEEIPGGFAMLYKVLTAFEDAGRCQRGYFVESLGGAQFAVASTVDRLRSYLDGVDPDHREYHAVVIAAADPANPYGAALPWPSRKLSEDDVAHRPGRKAGALVAMVDGELVWFLERGGRSLLSFTDDTDAHVAAATALADLFNAGRVQPLLVEKVNGVSVLEPAAQGERAAVHDALVNAGFSRTPRGLRLR; encoded by the coding sequence ATGAGCACCAACGCCCTCGCCCGGTTCAGCGGGCTGACCCGCGACTGGTTCACGGGCACCTTCGCTGAGCCCACCCCAGCACAGGCGCAGGCGTGGTCGGCCATCGCAGACGGCGACAACACGCTGGTCATCGCCCCCACCGGATCCGGTAAGACGTTGGCCGCGTTCCTGTGGGCAATCGACCGCCTCGCCTCTTCGGAACCCCGACCCGTGGGTGCGGGAACTCCCCTGGCACGCCGGGGGCCCAGTGTCCTCTATGTATCACCCCTGAAGGCGCTGGCCGTCGATGTCGAGCGCAACCTGCGGACCCCCTTGACGGGCATCGGCCGTCTCGCCGAGCGCAGCGGGAATCCCGCGCCCACCATCAGCGTCGGCGTGCGGTCCGGAGACACCACGCCCGCTCAGCGCCGCGAGCTGATCACCCGACCGCCCGACATTCTCATCACCACGCCGGAGTCGTTGTTCCTGATGCTCACCTCGGCAGCCCGCGAGACGCTGACCGAGGTGCAGACGGTCATCGTCGACGAGGTGCATGCCGTCGCCGGCACCAAGCGTGGCGCACATCTCGCGCTGTCGCTGGAGCGGCTCGACCAACTTCTCGACAGGCCCGCGCAGCGCATCGGCCTGTCCGCAACGGTCCGTCCGCCCGAAGAGGTGGCGCGGTTCCTGTCCGGTCAGGCGCGGACGACCATCGTCTCGCCCCCCGCCGCCAAGACGTTCGACCTGTCGGTGACGGTGCCCGTTCCGGATATGGCCAACCTCGAGAACAACACCATCTGGCCCGATGTGGAGGAGCGCATCGTCGATCTGATCGAGGCGCACAACTCGTCGATCGTGTTCGCCAACTCCCGCCGACTCGCTGAGCGACTCACCTCGCGTCTCAACGAGATTCACGCCAACCGCTCTGGGCCCACCGCTTCCGAGGGGAGCAGTGAGTTGTCGATGGCGCACAATCCGAAGGTCGGCGGCGGCTTCCCTGCGCAGCTGATGGCCAGCGGCGCTTCGCTCGGCGCTCCCACGTTGCTTGCCCGCGCGCATCACGGATCTGTCAGCAAGGAGCAGCGCGCTCAGGTCGAGGACGACCTCAAGAGCGGTCGGCTCAAAGCCGTTGTCGCGACATCCAGCCTGGAACTCGGCATCGACATGGGCGCGGTCGACCTGGTCATCCAGGTCGAGGCTCCCCCGTCGGTCGCCAGCGGCCTGCAGCGCATCGGCCGCGCCGGTCACCAGGTCGGCGAGATCTCGCAGGGCGTGCTGTTTCCCAAGCACCGAACGGATCTGATCGGATGTGCGGTCACCGTCAAGCGAATGCTGGCCGGTGAGATCGAGACCATGCGGGTGCCGGCGAATCCGCTCGACGTGCTGGCTCAGCACACCGTCGCGGCGTGTGCCCTCGAGCCACTGGACGCCGATCGCTGGTTCGACGCGGTCCGGCGCAGCGCTCCGTTCGCGACGTTGCCGCGCAGTGCCTTCGAGGCGACGCTCGACCTGCTGTCCGGCAAGTACCCGTCCACCGAGTTCGCCGAACTGCGGCCGCGGCTGGTGTACGACCGAGACGCGGGCACACTGACGGCGCGCCCTGGTGCGCAACGGTTGGCAGTGACCTCCGGTGGCGCGATCCCCGATCGCGGGCTGTTCACCGTCTACCTCGCCACCGACTCCGAAAAGCCCTCTCGGGTAGGTGAACTCGACGAGGAGATGGTGTACGAATCGCGTCCCGGCGATGTGATCTCACTCGGTGCGACCAGCTGGCGGATCATCGAGATCACCCATGACCGGGTGCTGGTAGTGCCTGCGCCCGGACAGCCCGCCCGGCTGCCGTTCTGGCGCGGCGACAGTGTCGGCCGGCCACCCGAGCTGGGCGCTGCAGTCGGCGCATTCACCGGGGAGCTAGCTCAACTGGGCCGCGACGAGTTCGTCGACCGCTGTCGCACAATGGGTTTCGATGATTTCGCCTCCGACAACCTGTGGACGCTGCTCGACGAGCAACGCCAGGCGACCGGAGTCGTTCCGACGGACACCACCTTTGTAGTGGAGCGGTTCCGCGACGAGCTCGGCGATTGGCGGGTCATCCTCCACTCGCCGTATGGGCTTCGGGTACACGGCCCCCTCGCACTGGCCATTTCACGCCGGTTGCGCGAGCGCTACGGCATCGACGAGAAGCCGACCGCGTCCGACGACGGCATCATCGTGCGACTGCCGGATACTTGGTCTGATGCCGGAACACCGCCCCCTGGGGCGGAGCTGTTCGTGTTCGACGCCGACGAGATCGAGCCCATCGTCACCGCGGAGGTGGGCGGCTCGGCGCTGTTCGCCTCGCGATTCCGCGAATGTGCCGCTCGCGCATTGCTTCTCCCCCGCCGCCACCCCGGCAAGCGATCCCCGCTGTGGCATCAGCGGCAGCGTGCCGCGCAGCTGCTGGACGTCGCGCGCAAGTACCCGGACTTCCCGATCGTGCTGGAGGCGGTGCGCGAGTGCCTGCAGGATGTGTACGACGTTCCTGCGCTCACTGAGCTCATGCATCGGGTCGCACAGCGCCGCCTGCGGGTGGTCGAGGTCGAGACGTCGACACCGTCGCCGTTCGCGGCCTCGCTGCTGTTCGGCTACGTCGGCGCCTTCATGTACGAGGGTGACAGCCCACTCGCCGAGCGCCGCGCCGCCGCACTGTCGCTGGACAGCGTGCTGCTGGCCGAACTACTCGGCCGGGTCGAGCTGCGCGAGCTGCTCGAACCCCAAGTCATCGCGACGACCACTAATCAGCTTCAACACCTCAGCGAGGATCGCCGGGCCCGCGACGCTGAGGGCATCGCCGATCTGCTGCGGGTGCTCGGCCCGCTGACCGAGGCCGAGATCGCCGAGCGATGCACCACCACCGACGTGGGTGGCTGGCTGGAGGGGTTGCTGGCCACCAAGCGTGTGTTGACGGTCTCGTTCGCCGAGGCGCAGTGGTGGGTGGCCATCGAGGACATCGGCCTTCTGCGCGACGGCGTCGGGGTCGCCGTGCCCGTCGGGGTGCCAACGGCGTTCACCGAATCGGTCGACGATCCGCTCGGGGAGTTGCTTGGTCGCTACGCCCGCACGCGCGGTCCGTTCACCAGTCATGATGCGGCGGCCCGGTTCGGACTCGGGCTGCGGGTCACGGCGGACGTCTTGGGCCGAATGGCGATCGACGGCAGGCTGATTCGCGGAGAGTTCACGACCGGAGCCGCCCCGGCGGCATCAGGCGCCGTTGTCGAGTCCATCGAATGGTGTGACGCCGATGTGCTGAAAATCCTTCGCCGGCGGTCGCTCGCCGCGCTGCGGGCACAGGTCGAACCGGTCAGCACAGCGGCGTACGGCCGCTTCCTGCCTGCGTGGCAATCCGTCGGATCGACGAACACTGCGGGCGTCGACGGCCTGGCCCAGGTGATCGACCAACTGGCGGGCGTGCCGGTGCCGGCGTCGGCGGTGGAGAATCTCGTGTTCGGTCAGCGGGTGCGCGACTATCGACCCGCGATGCTCGACGAACTGCTCGCCTCCGGCGAGGTCACCTGGTCGGGTGCGGGTCAGATCGGCGGCGGCGACGGGTGGATCGCCTTCCACCCCGCCGACTCGGCGCCATTGACGCTCGCCGCGCCGGCGGAGATCGAGTTCACCGACACGCACCGCGCGATCATGGACACCCTTGGCCGGGGCGGAGCGTACTTCTACCGCCAGCTGGCGGACAATCCGACCGACGAGCTGAAACAGGCTCTGTGGGAGTTGATCTGGGCAGGCTGGGTCACCGGCGATACGTTCGCGCCGGTGCGGGCGCTGCTGTCGGGTCCCCGCCGGTCATCCGGACGCCGTGGCGCCCCCGCACACCGCCAGCGTCAGCGTGCGCCACGATTGAGCCGTTACAGCGTCGCGCATGCACAGGCCCGCGCTTCGGACCCGACAGTTGCGGGCCGATGGTCGGCGCTGCCGGTCGCGGAGCCGGAATCCACTGTGCGCGCGCATTTTCAGGCCGAGTTGCTGCTCAACCGCCACGGGGTGCTGACCAAGGGCGCGGTCGCGGCCGAGGAGATACCCGGCGGCTTCGCCATGCTGTACAAGGTGCTGACGGCGTTCGAGGATGCCGGTCGCTGCCAGCGCGGGTACTTCGTCGAATCGCTGGGCGGTGCGCAGTTCGCGGTGGCTTCTACTGTCGACAGGCTGCGGTCCTATCTCGACGGGGTCGACCCCGATCATCGCGAGTACCACGCCGTGGTGATCGCCGCCGCCGACCCCGCGAACCCGTACGGCGCCGCGCTGCCGTGGCCGTCGCGAAAACTCTCCGAAGACGATGTGGCGCACCGACCCGGCCGCAAAGCGGGCGCACTGGTGGCGATGGTCGACGGCGAGCTGGTGTGGTTCCTCGAACGCGGCGGACGCTCGCTGCTGAGCTTCACCGACGACACCGACGCACACGTCGCGGCCGCCACCGCGCTGGCGGATCTGTTCAACGCCGGTCGCGTACAGCCGCTGCTCGTCGAGAAGGTCAACGGCGTGTCAGTGCTCGAACCCGCCGCACAGGGTGAGCGAGCCGCGGTGCACGACGCGCTCGTCAACGCGGGCTTCTCACGCACCCCGCGCGGCCTGCGGTTGCGCTGA
- a CDS encoding NAD(P)H-dependent flavin oxidoreductase, giving the protein MTLRTALTVRFGIDHPVVLAPMGGVAGGALAAAVSEGGGLGLIGAGSGNQRWVQRECGIAKAATSNPWGIGFLTWGLTHEVLDAAIAQEPSAIMLSFGDPKPFVDTIRATDIAVMVQVTSMEEARRALEVGADVIVAQGSEAGGHGGGRATLPFVPAVVDIAGTTPVLAAGGIADGRGLAAALTLGAAGAMIGTRFEATPEALLDADEVEAIIAAQTVDTTRGRAIDVASGAAWPEQYPARTLRNRFTDEWQGRESELDDSVRQLYLDAVARRDFDYVPIWAGEAVDMVTGSNDAAVVVAQIVAQAERAIDAVGRLSA; this is encoded by the coding sequence ATGACGCTTCGTACCGCGTTGACGGTCAGGTTTGGCATCGACCATCCCGTCGTGCTCGCCCCGATGGGCGGCGTCGCGGGCGGCGCGCTGGCGGCTGCGGTCTCCGAAGGCGGCGGGCTGGGTCTGATCGGCGCCGGAAGTGGCAACCAGCGATGGGTCCAACGCGAGTGCGGGATCGCGAAGGCGGCGACCAGCAACCCGTGGGGCATCGGGTTTCTCACCTGGGGCCTGACCCACGAAGTACTCGACGCGGCGATCGCGCAGGAACCGTCGGCGATCATGCTGTCCTTCGGCGATCCGAAGCCGTTCGTCGACACGATCCGCGCGACGGACATCGCCGTCATGGTGCAGGTCACGTCGATGGAGGAAGCAAGACGTGCGCTGGAGGTCGGCGCCGACGTCATCGTCGCGCAGGGATCGGAGGCCGGCGGTCACGGCGGCGGTCGGGCGACTCTGCCATTTGTCCCCGCAGTCGTCGACATCGCGGGTACAACACCGGTGCTCGCGGCGGGCGGCATCGCCGACGGTCGCGGACTCGCCGCGGCCCTGACGCTCGGTGCGGCAGGCGCGATGATCGGCACTCGCTTCGAGGCCACCCCCGAAGCGCTGCTCGACGCCGACGAAGTCGAGGCGATCATCGCCGCACAGACTGTCGACACCACGCGAGGCCGTGCCATCGACGTCGCGTCAGGGGCAGCCTGGCCCGAGCAGTATCCGGCGCGCACACTGCGCAACCGGTTCACCGACGAATGGCAGGGCCGCGAATCGGAACTCGACGATTCGGTACGACAGCTTTACCTCGACGCCGTCGCGCGCCGGGACTTCGACTACGTGCCCATCTGGGCCGGTGAAGCCGTCGACATGGTCACCGGATCCAACGACGCAGCCGTCGTGGTGGCACAGATTGTGGCGCAGGCGGAACGCGCCATCGACGCGGTGGGCCGGTTGAGTGCCTGA
- the nei2 gene encoding endonuclease VIII Nei2 — translation MPEGDTVFRTAAKLREALEGKTLTRCDVRVPKFATVDLSGQVVDEVLSRGKHLFIRVGDASIHSHLKMDGAWLLGGQVRRVPAHKIRIILETPDSRAAGIDLGVLEILERAHDMDAVAHLGPDLLGNDWEPAVARANLTADPDRPLAETLLDQRVMAGVGNVFANELCFVTGYLPMTPVAKVKDPLRMVQRARDMLWLNRSRLNRVTTGDSRRGQQVWVYGRAGEPCRRCRTPIESDRSGDRIMFWCPNCQT, via the coding sequence GTGCCTGAGGGCGACACCGTCTTCCGTACCGCGGCCAAGTTGCGAGAGGCGCTCGAGGGCAAGACGCTGACACGCTGCGACGTGCGGGTGCCCAAGTTCGCCACCGTCGATCTCAGCGGCCAGGTCGTCGACGAAGTGCTCAGCCGCGGCAAGCACCTGTTCATCCGGGTCGGTGACGCCAGCATTCACTCGCACCTGAAGATGGACGGAGCGTGGTTGCTCGGCGGCCAGGTCAGGCGGGTCCCTGCGCACAAGATCCGCATCATCCTCGAGACGCCCGACTCTCGTGCCGCGGGAATTGATCTGGGCGTCCTGGAGATTCTCGAGCGCGCACACGACATGGATGCCGTCGCGCACCTCGGTCCCGATCTGCTCGGCAACGATTGGGAGCCGGCCGTGGCGCGAGCGAACCTCACCGCGGACCCCGACCGGCCGCTGGCGGAAACGCTGTTGGACCAACGGGTGATGGCGGGCGTCGGCAACGTATTCGCCAACGAGCTGTGCTTCGTCACCGGCTATCTGCCGATGACACCGGTCGCGAAGGTCAAGGATCCCCTGCGCATGGTGCAGCGGGCGCGCGACATGTTGTGGCTCAACAGATCACGGCTCAACCGCGTCACCACAGGCGACAGCAGGCGAGGTCAACAGGTCTGGGTATACGGGCGGGCGGGTGAACCGTGCCGTCGCTGCCGCACCCCCATCGAGTCGGATCGCAGCGGCGATCGGATCATGTTCTGGTGCCCGAACTGCCAGACGTAA
- a CDS encoding fatty acid desaturase family protein: MTTATDTTTTAQPQTITKTVAGKTVTMTPEQAEAFGRELDALKERVIADLGERDVNYIRQIIKAQRGLEVAGRAMLFGGIFPPFWLAGTAMLGLSKILDNMEIGHNIMHGQYDWTGDPALSSKDFEWDTACPADQWRHSHNYMHHTYTNIVGMDRDVGYGILRISEDQKWKPYFLGNPVWAFLLMVLFQYGVALHELETERITAGEISIADKREILEGIWKKTKKQTLKDYVAFPLLAGPFAPWVFAGNMTANLMRNIWSNVIIFCGHFPEDVQEFSIEETKAETRGQWYFRQVLGSANLTGGKLFHILSGNLSFQIEHHLFPDIPAHRHAEIAPDVQEICQRYGIPYNKGPLVKQIATVWRKIFKLALP; encoded by the coding sequence ATGACCACTGCTACTGATACCACCACTACCGCGCAACCTCAGACCATCACCAAAACCGTCGCGGGCAAGACCGTGACGATGACCCCCGAGCAGGCCGAGGCTTTCGGCCGCGAACTCGACGCGCTGAAGGAACGGGTGATCGCTGATCTCGGCGAACGGGACGTGAACTATATCCGCCAAATCATCAAGGCGCAGCGCGGTCTGGAGGTCGCCGGACGCGCGATGCTCTTCGGCGGCATCTTCCCGCCGTTCTGGCTTGCGGGCACCGCGATGCTGGGACTGTCGAAAATCCTCGACAACATGGAGATTGGCCACAACATTATGCACGGCCAATACGACTGGACCGGCGATCCGGCGTTGTCCAGCAAGGACTTCGAATGGGACACCGCGTGCCCGGCCGACCAGTGGCGGCACTCGCACAACTACATGCACCACACCTACACCAACATCGTCGGCATGGACCGCGACGTGGGTTACGGCATCCTGCGGATCAGCGAAGACCAGAAGTGGAAGCCTTACTTCCTTGGTAACCCGGTATGGGCCTTCCTGTTGATGGTGCTGTTCCAGTACGGCGTCGCCCTGCACGAACTGGAGACCGAACGCATCACCGCCGGCGAGATCTCGATTGCCGACAAGCGCGAAATCCTCGAGGGCATCTGGAAAAAGACCAAAAAGCAGACGCTCAAGGACTATGTGGCCTTCCCGCTGCTGGCCGGGCCATTCGCGCCCTGGGTGTTCGCGGGCAACATGACCGCCAACCTGATGCGCAACATCTGGTCCAACGTCATCATCTTTTGCGGGCACTTCCCCGAGGATGTGCAGGAGTTCTCCATCGAGGAGACCAAGGCCGAGACACGTGGCCAGTGGTACTTCCGCCAGGTACTCGGATCGGCGAACCTGACCGGCGGCAAGCTGTTTCACATTCTGAGCGGCAACCTGTCGTTCCAGATCGAGCACCACCTGTTCCCCGATATCCCGGCGCACCGGCACGCCGAAATCGCGCCGGACGTTCAGGAAATCTGCCAGCGCTACGGCATTCCCTACAACAAGGGTCCGCTGGTCAAGCAGATCGCCACGGTCTGGCGGAAGATCTTCAAGCTCGCTCTGCCCTGA
- a CDS encoding ferredoxin reductase, translating to MFTQTLTRGWPSRVLRSPLVDLLTGPHGVDRYTELVEPTWTDRDPRAKVIAVRRQTPRSVTLTLEPNQAFTGFRAGQHINLTVEIDGRRRTRPYSPASAEGSPFIELTIGHHDGGLVSTYLNKHARPGMVVGLDSVGGDFVMPATRSRRILFVSGGSGITPVMSMLRTLRAEGADREITFIHYARSREEACYAAELEKMAGVRVLHGYTRGGGGDLVGHFDAEHLAIVDADDDTDVYVCGPPALVDAVRAHLPGAKSESFVPPVFTVPAESSGGRVAFTDTAVDVVDDGRPLLEQAEAAGLAPESGCRMGICHSCTRRKTRGAVRNLITGAVSTTDEEDVQICVSVPVGDVDLAL from the coding sequence ATGTTCACTCAAACTTTGACACGCGGTTGGCCGTCGAGGGTCCTCCGGTCTCCGCTGGTCGACCTGCTCACCGGTCCGCACGGCGTCGACCGGTATACCGAGCTAGTCGAGCCGACATGGACCGATCGGGACCCTCGCGCGAAGGTGATCGCGGTGCGCAGGCAGACGCCGCGCAGCGTCACCCTCACCCTCGAGCCGAATCAGGCGTTCACCGGTTTTCGGGCCGGACAGCACATCAACCTCACGGTCGAGATCGACGGCCGTCGGCGCACCCGGCCCTACTCGCCGGCCAGCGCTGAAGGGTCGCCGTTCATCGAGCTGACCATCGGTCACCACGACGGCGGCCTCGTCTCGACATACCTGAACAAGCACGCCCGGCCGGGCATGGTCGTCGGCCTGGATTCGGTCGGCGGAGACTTTGTGATGCCTGCGACTCGGTCGCGCCGAATCCTGTTCGTCTCCGGCGGCAGCGGCATCACTCCGGTGATGTCGATGCTGCGGACCCTTCGGGCGGAGGGCGCCGATCGCGAGATCACGTTCATCCACTACGCGCGCTCCCGCGAGGAGGCCTGTTACGCCGCCGAGCTGGAGAAGATGGCGGGTGTGCGGGTGCTGCACGGCTACACGCGTGGAGGCGGGGGAGATCTCGTCGGACACTTCGACGCCGAGCATCTCGCGATCGTCGACGCCGATGACGACACCGACGTCTACGTGTGCGGACCGCCCGCGCTCGTCGACGCAGTGCGCGCGCATCTGCCCGGCGCGAAGTCGGAGAGCTTCGTACCCCCTGTCTTCACGGTCCCGGCCGAATCTTCTGGTGGCCGTGTGGCATTCACCGACACGGCCGTCGACGTCGTTGACGACGGCCGGCCCTTACTCGAACAAGCCGAGGCCGCTGGCCTCGCCCCGGAGAGCGGATGCCGAATGGGTATCTGCCACAGCTGTACCCGCCGCAAGACCCGCGGCGCGGTGCGCAACCTGATCACCGGCGCGGTGTCGACCACCGATGAGGAAGACGTGCAGATCTGCGTGTCCGTTCCTGTCGGCGACGTCGATCTGGCGCTCTGA
- a CDS encoding TetR family transcriptional regulator: protein MNSRTPSSRTSRSSRSSKSRSRDTLSREERKEATRRAIVAASLRLLEDRSFAALSLREVTREAGIVPAAFYRHFESMEALGLVLIDESFRALRDMLRGARAGKLDPNRVIESSVDILIEGVNDRREHWRFIGRERSSGVSVLRYAIRTEIRLITSELAIDLARFPGLNTWSGEDLNILASLFVNAMISIAEAIEDANDSVALDEIRRIAVKQLRMIVVGVTGWRSAV from the coding sequence GTGAACAGTCGTACGCCCAGTTCACGAACGAGCCGTTCGAGCAGGTCAAGCAAGTCCCGGTCCCGTGACACCCTCTCCAGGGAGGAGCGCAAGGAGGCCACCAGGCGCGCAATCGTCGCCGCTTCCCTGCGTCTACTGGAAGACCGCAGCTTCGCCGCCCTGTCCCTGCGCGAAGTCACTCGGGAAGCAGGGATCGTGCCCGCGGCGTTCTATCGCCATTTCGAGTCGATGGAGGCGCTGGGCCTCGTGCTCATCGACGAATCGTTCCGCGCCCTGCGCGACATGCTGCGCGGAGCGCGGGCGGGCAAGCTTGATCCCAACCGCGTCATCGAGTCGTCGGTGGACATCTTGATCGAGGGCGTCAACGATCGTCGCGAGCATTGGCGCTTCATCGGCCGCGAGCGCTCCAGCGGCGTGAGCGTGCTGCGATACGCCATTCGTACCGAGATCCGGCTGATCACGTCGGAACTGGCGATCGACCTCGCCCGCTTCCCGGGCCTCAATACGTGGAGCGGTGAAGATCTCAATATCCTGGCGAGCCTCTTCGTCAACGCCATGATCTCGATCGCCGAGGCCATCGAGGACGCCAACGACTCGGTGGCGCTCGATGAGATCAGGCGCATTGCGGTCAAGCAACTGAGAATGATCGTCGTGGGCGTCACCGGTTGGCGCAGCGCCGTCTGA
- a CDS encoding enoyl-CoA hydratase/isomerase family protein translates to MPHLELTYPRPDIAVLTLNRPEKLNALSYELVEDLHATLDGIRDNNECRVVVLTGAGRGFCSGLDLTDPNPNRAGEGTEFPRSGMRWQERIADLTAKIHRLRQPVIAAVNGPAYGGGMGIALACDIRLASESARFCTQFIKLGLGGCDIGVSYTLPRIVGAGPAFDLILTARAVDADEALRMGMVSRISADATVVDDALTIAETLCGYGKFGVESTKQVLWANLDASSLEAALHLENRSQILASTGGVMAEATEAFRHRRR, encoded by the coding sequence ATGCCCCATCTCGAATTGACGTATCCCCGGCCTGACATCGCCGTGCTCACCCTGAACCGACCGGAGAAGCTCAACGCGCTCTCATACGAGTTGGTCGAGGACCTGCACGCCACCCTCGACGGGATCCGCGACAACAACGAGTGCCGGGTTGTCGTGCTCACCGGCGCAGGACGCGGCTTCTGCTCGGGCCTGGACCTCACCGATCCCAACCCCAACAGGGCGGGCGAAGGGACGGAGTTCCCGCGGTCCGGAATGCGATGGCAGGAACGGATTGCCGACCTGACCGCCAAGATCCACCGACTGCGACAGCCGGTGATCGCGGCGGTCAATGGCCCGGCCTACGGCGGGGGCATGGGTATCGCGCTGGCCTGCGATATCCGTCTGGCGTCGGAGTCCGCGCGGTTCTGCACCCAGTTCATCAAGCTCGGCCTCGGCGGCTGCGACATCGGCGTGAGCTACACGCTGCCGCGCATCGTCGGCGCCGGGCCGGCGTTCGATCTGATCCTCACCGCACGTGCGGTCGATGCCGACGAGGCGCTGCGGATGGGCATGGTGTCACGTATCTCTGCCGACGCAACCGTGGTCGACGATGCACTGACCATCGCCGAAACACTGTGTGGGTACGGGAAATTCGGCGTCGAGTCGACCAAGCAGGTCCTGTGGGCCAACCTGGACGCGTCCAGTCTCGAGGCGGCGCTGCATCTGGAGAACCGCAGCCAAATCCTGGCGTCGACGGGCGGAGTGATGGCAGAGGCTACCGAGGCGTTCCGCCACCGTCGGCGATGA